A segment of the Streptococcus chenjunshii genome:
TGAAAGATGGTAAACTTCCTGTTCGTCAATTCCAAGAAAGAGATCCAAAAACTGGACAACCTCGTTTTACAACCTACAAGGTATTTGAATTGTCACAAACTACCCTTAAACCAGAAAGCTATCCTAAAGCAATGCCAAACCGTCATTACAACTTTGATACGGATAAGGTTAAGACTAAAGAAGTTCTTGAAGGATTATGTGATTATGCTGAAAGCATTGGTGTTTCTATTATGAAAGACGAAGCTCATGTTCTAGGAAATGCGAAAGGTGCCTTTTTCCCAGGAGAACAATTAATTTTAATTAATCCAGATAACACGCCTGGAGAAAAAATTGCAACAACTATTCATGAACTAGCTCACGCAACGCTTCATAATCCTAACCTTGCAGATCAGTATAAAGAGCTGCCGAAAGTCCAAAAAGAGCTTGAGGCTGAAATGACTAGTCATTTGCTCTCGAAGCATTTTGGTTTAGATACGACTGAGAAGGCTATTGATTATATGGCTAAGTGGACCGACAATTTACAAGGATTAAATGATAAGCAATTAGCTGACTCTTTGAAACGCATCCATAAAACAGTTTCTAAGATGCACAAGCAAATTGAGCATCACACGAAACCTTATCAATTAGGAAAAAATCGAGGACAGGGACCAAATTTTCCTAAAGCCCCTATCAAAGGGCCAAGTCGTTAAGACAAAAGGTATTCTCAATTGAGAGTACCTTTTTTATACACAAAAAATGATACAAAAAGTTATATAACAAATTGTATCATAGCTTTTTTAGTTATCAGCTGGGGATGGTTTGTCCCCTTAACGCAAGAATTACCATTATCTCTTAAACTGAGATTAACTAACAGTAAAGGAGAAGAGTGATATGGTAACAGTCATTCTAGCTGAAAAAGAAACACAAGCTGCTGCTTACGCAGAGAGTTTGGGAACAGCTAGTAAAAAAGGAAAAGTTCATATAATCAAACACACACCGTACTTTTCAGATGAAGTTCATGTTATTGCTGCTGAAGGACACTTATTTGAGTATGGTTTACCAAAGGACAATTGGGATTTAGATAAGTTACCCTTAGTCGATGTTTCATTTAAACAGACACTAAAGAAGGACAAAGATTCTAAAGACACCTTTAAGCAGATTTATCAAGAAGTTATGGCAGCTGATCATGTGATTATTGGTACAGATTCTGACAGAGAAGGGGAACGGATTGCTTATTCGATTTTATCCCATATTCCTGAAGGAAAAAGCAAGGTAACCAAGCGTCTTTGGGTTAACTCGGTTACCACTCGTTCTATTCAAAAAGCTTTTCAGGCACTTAGGGAACCGATGGAAACCTATAACTACTATTTAGAAGCTGAAGCACGTGCGCAATCAGATTGGTTAGTAGGAATGAATTTATCGCCTCTAGCAACGATAGATCTGCAAAATAAAGGACGACTTCCCAGAGGCAAAGGCAATAGCTTATCTGTTGGTCGAGTGCAAACTCCATCAGTCCGTTTAATCTGTGAAAATGATTTAGCTATTCAGAATTTTAGACCCCAAACGTATTGGAAATTACAGTTGGAAGATAAAGAAACAGGAGTAACATTCTCTAATAAAGAGAAGTATTCAGATAGTGATATGGTTCTGGCAGCTTCACGACAATTAAGTCCTACCTCTATTGTTTCTTCAGTTGAAATGACGGAACACCAAAAAGCAGCACCCGCTTTATTTAATCTCTCAGATGTTCAAGGGCTTGCTGCAAAATGGTGGGGCTTTGAACCTCTCAAAACAGAAAGGATAATAGAAAGTCTTTATTTGAAAAAATACTTATCTTATCCTCGAACAGATACTCGATTTATTACTGAAGAGGAATTTGATTATCTAAAGACTTACATTAAGAGTTATCAAGATACTATCAGTTGCCATTTTGAGCCAGTTCATTTAGAACCAAGGGAAAATTACGTTGATCCTGAAAAAGTGGCTAAAACGAGTCACTACGCCCTTATTCCAACAGAAAATATCCCTAACCTAGTGACTTTAAAACCTGATGAGCGTTTAGTTTATGAAGCCATTGTTCGCAGAACGCTTTTGATGTTTGCCGCTGATTGTCGTTACAACACTACAACTGTTGAACTGGAAAATAAATGCTTGATTTTTAAGGCAGCAGGTAGACAAATGCTTGATTTTGGTTGGGTCGCTTTCAGTAAACAAAAATTAAAAGGTGATGTTGAACTTCCAGATTATCGTACAGGGGATCAATTGGAAACGAAGGCACTGGCTCTTGAAGGCGTGACAAAACCACCTAAGAGAATTACTGAAGCTCAATTTATTAGTGAAATCTTACCTAAGTATGGTTTAGGAACACAGGCAACAAGAGCTGCTACGCTTAAAACGATTCAAGACCGTGGATATATCACTAAAAACAAGAAGTCAGGTCAACTATTTCCAACCAACAAAGCCTATCTCTTAATTCATTATCTTTATGATAATGAGTTTGCGAGTCCTGAAACGACTGGCGGTTGGGAACTATTCCTCTCTCAGATTGGAGAGGGAGAAATTAATCCACGTGAGTTTATTGATGCAATTAAAGAAAAGCTAACCGATCAGATTGCAGCTGCTAAAGGAAGGAGTGATTGAAGTGGATGATGAATTGAAGACCCCTTATCTTGATAAGTACACTGATAATTTGTCAGCTAAGGTTGCTAAAAAATCAGACGACTATCAAGTGTACGGCCGTGATAAGGAAGTACAAGCAGTCATTATCTCTCTTCTCAGACGAACTAAGAACAATCCTATTCTGGTAGGAGAAGCAGGAGTTGGTAAAACAGCTATTGTAGAGGGGTTAACACTTGCTATTATGCGTGACCAAGTTCCTGAAGCTTTAAAAGGTTTGACGGTTCGTTCTCTGGAGCTTTCTAGTTTGATGAGCGAAGATGATGGTGGCTTTATTGCTAAGTTCAAGAAGATTATTGAGGAGATGGTTGCTACACGTGGTCATAATCTTCTCTTTGTAGATGAATTTCATACCATCGTTGGAGCAGGTAGCCAGGACGGACAAGCCCTCGATGCAGGAAATGTGATTAAACCAGTTTTGGCACGTGGGGATATTCAGTTGATTGGAGCAACTACCTTAGATGAGTTCCATGATTATATTGAAACTGATAGAGCCTTAGAGCGTCGGATGCAACCTGTTATGGTTGAAGAGCCAACGATTCCACAAGCTATAACTATTATTGATCAAGCAAAAGGGATTTATGAAAAGTTTCATGGGATTCAAATTTCCTCAGAAGCTGTTCGTCAAGCGGTCCGTCTATCTGTCCGCTATATTACAGATCGTTTTTTACCAGATAAAGCTTTTGACTTAATC
Coding sequences within it:
- a CDS encoding type IA DNA topoisomerase, whose protein sequence is MVTVILAEKETQAAAYAESLGTASKKGKVHIIKHTPYFSDEVHVIAAEGHLFEYGLPKDNWDLDKLPLVDVSFKQTLKKDKDSKDTFKQIYQEVMAADHVIIGTDSDREGERIAYSILSHIPEGKSKVTKRLWVNSVTTRSIQKAFQALREPMETYNYYLEAEARAQSDWLVGMNLSPLATIDLQNKGRLPRGKGNSLSVGRVQTPSVRLICENDLAIQNFRPQTYWKLQLEDKETGVTFSNKEKYSDSDMVLAASRQLSPTSIVSSVEMTEHQKAAPALFNLSDVQGLAAKWWGFEPLKTERIIESLYLKKYLSYPRTDTRFITEEEFDYLKTYIKSYQDTISCHFEPVHLEPRENYVDPEKVAKTSHYALIPTENIPNLVTLKPDERLVYEAIVRRTLLMFAADCRYNTTTVELENKCLIFKAAGRQMLDFGWVAFSKQKLKGDVELPDYRTGDQLETKALALEGVTKPPKRITEAQFISEILPKYGLGTQATRAATLKTIQDRGYITKNKKSGQLFPTNKAYLLIHYLYDNEFASPETTGGWELFLSQIGEGEINPREFIDAIKEKLTDQIAAAKGRSD